GCCTCGATCCTCGGTCGACCGCGAGCCTGACCGGGCGCGCTCCGCGCTGTCCTCGTCATACTCCCCGGCCGTGGAACTGCTCGACCGCGCCAAGACCTTCGGCTGGTACCACACCCTCGAGCTCGCTCCGGGGCACGTCACCGAGGGCATGTTCGACCTCCGGCCCTACGTGCAGGAGTACAAGCTGCCCGAGCGCCTGGACGGCATGCGCTGCCTCGACGTGGGCACCTGGGACGGCTTCTGGGCCTTCGAGATGGAGCGCCGCGGAGCCGCCGAGGTGGTGGCGCTCGACCTCGACGACGAGAAGGACCTGGACTGGCCGCCGCGCCGCCGCCCCGACGTGTTCCCCGAGCACAGGCGCGGCGAGGGCTTCCGGCTCGCCCGTGAGCTGTTCGACTCGAACGTCGAGCGGGTCAACCAGAGCATCTACACCGCGCTGGCCGAGGACCTCGGCCAGTTCGACCTCGTCTTCTGCGGCTCGGTGATCATCCACCTGCGCGACCAGCTGCTGGCGCTGGAGCGGATCACGGGCCTCACCAAGCCGGGCGGCGTGTTCGTGTCGGCGGAGGAGTACAACCGTGCCGCCGGCCTGGTGCCGTTCGCCGTCTCGCGCTACCGCGCCGACCGCGACGCCGCCGTGGTGTTCTGGCAGCCCAGCGTGAAGACCTGGAAGCGGCTGCTCTGGACGGCGGGCTTCGACACCATCGAGGAGAAGAACCGCTTCAACCTCAAGTCACCCCAGGGCTTCGGCGTCCGGCACGTGCTCTTCCACGCCCACAAGGCCCCCGCCTAGCGGCGGCGCAGCAGCACGTAGCAGAACTGCGTTCCCGGGTTCTCCACCCGCTCGACGTCCATGCCGGCCTCGCCGGCCGTGCGCCGCAGGTCGTCGAGGTCGACCGCCGAGCCGAGCCAGGCGGGATGGTCCTGGCCCTTGGGCGCACGGCCGAGCTTGGCAAGCACGCGGTGCCTGATCCAGCCGGCGCCGCTGCGCGGGCGGTGGATGCCGGGGTCGTTGGAGATCTGGAACGCGGCCCAGCCCCCCGGCCGCAGCACGCGGCCCATGCCGCGCACGTAGCCGAGCGTGATCGAGGGCTCGGGTATGTGCTGGAAGACGACGTGGGAGAAGCAGACGTCGGCGCTGCCGGGCTCGACGCCGGTGATGCTGGTGCCGTCGCCGTGGATCCAGGTGACGTTGTCGAGCTGCGCGTTGGCCTCGCGCGCCTGGGCGAGCATCTCCGCGGAGACGTCGAGGGCCCGCACGGACGCACCCCGGCCGGCGAGCGCCCTCGTGAGGCGACCGACCCCGCAGCCGATCTCGACGATGTCATCGCCGGACTCGATCGTGATGTCCAGGGCCCCGAGGATCACGTCCACCACGCGCTCGCCCTCCGCCCAGAACTGCTCGGCGTCGGGCGAGTTGTAGTCGACGTTGTTGTCGACGAAGTAGAACGCGTTCTCCTTCGCGCGCTCGTCCCAGAACGCCTGCATGCGGGCCCGCTCCTCCATGGCGGAGCGGACGGTACCAGCACCCGTCGCGAGTAGGCTCCGGCCCGTGCTCGCCAGCATCATCGTCCCGGCCCACGACGCCGCGACCACCCTGCCGCGCACGCTCGCGGGCCTGGCCGCGCAGGAGGTGGACGGCGAGTTCGAGGTGATCGTGGTCGATGACGGCTCGAGCGACCGGACGGGCGCGCTGGCGGAGGAGGCGGGCGTGCACGTGGTGCGCCACGAACGGCCGCTGGGGCCGGGGGCATCGCGCAACGCCGGCGTGGCCGCGGCGGGCAGCGGCGTGCTCGCCTTCACCGACGCGGACTGCGCCCCCACGCCACGCTGGCTGGCCGCTGGGCTGGCGGCGCTGGGCGACTCCGGACTCGTGCAGGGCCGCGTCGAGCCGCGGCCCGACGTGCCGTGCGGCCCGTACGACAAGACGCTGTGGGTGACCAGCGCCTGGGGGCTGTTCGAGTCCGCCAACCTGTTCGTGCGGCGAGAGGTGTTCGAGAGCGTCGGCGGCTTCGACGACGGCCTCCTCGAGCTGGCCGGCGCCCACTTCGGCGAGGACGTGGTGTTCGGCTGGCGGGCGCGGCGGGCCGGGGTCGCCACGGGCTTCAGCGAGGAGGCCCTCGTCCATCACGAGGTGTTCCCGCGCAGCGCAGCCGAGTTCGTGCGCGAGCGGCGGCGCAACGCGCTCTTCGCCGCGCTGGTGCGCGAGGTGCCCGAGCTGCGCGAGGCTTTCTTCTACAGGCGCTGGTTCCTGAGCGAGCGCAGCGCGCGCTTCGCACTGGCGGCCGCCGGCGCGCTGGCCGGCGCCGCCACCAGGCGGCCCGCCATTGCCGCGGCGGCCGCCCTCCCCTACGCGCAGATCGTGCGGCGCGAGCTGCGCGGCTACGGCCCGCGCGGCGCCGTCGCGCGGATCGCCGCCGACGGCGTGGGCTTCGCCGCGCTCGTGCGGGGCAGCGTGCGTGCCCGGCGGATCGTGCTCTGAGCGCGGCTCAGCAACCGGCGGGAGCGTTCCCGGCCCGGGCGGCGAACCCGCAGTACACCGGCTTGGGACTCCAATCTTCGCGGAGAAAGCCGAAGCCGTACTGATAGTGACCCGGTTCGTTGTACGGCCGCTCGGGGGTCGGCGAGTCCCGGAGGGTGTGGAACAGGACGGCGCCCACGTCCGGCATCGTCACGAGCCGGTTGTAGGCGCGACGGGCCGCGTCGGCCTGATCCTCCATCGACACCCTGTGCTCTCGTCCGCCCGAGGTCGTCCAGCCGATCTCCGTGATCCAGATCGGGTCGCTGTCGCCGTGACGGGTGCGCAACGTGCGCGCCTCATGCAGGGCGCGGGCGAACCACGAGCCCTCGCCGAGTCTCGTGCGGCTGCCCGAATAGACGTGGAGATTGCCGATGTCCCAGCAGTCGTCTCCGCCGGCTCGATAGACGCCGTCCACATACGTCATGTACGCGCGGCGCGCCCAACCCGCCGCGATCACCGCATCGTCGTTCACCGACTTCGACCCGCGGTACGCCGCGCACTGGATCCTCGCGAAATGGCCGGGAGAGGCAGCGAATGCACGCGTGCCCCGGAAGAAGGGATGGTCCCAGTACAGGTTCGGCTCGTTCCACGGCTCGATGAGCGCGCGGGGCCAGCGCTGCTTCACGGCCCGCACGAACGTCTCGTACTCGTCCAGGAACGGCCAGTCCGGCACGAGCTGCGCCGAGGAGTTGGCCATGCCGTGGCAGAAGATGTCGAGCAGCGCGCAGTTCCGGTAGCGGGATGCCCACACGGGCGCCCAGAACGTGACGAACACCGGCGTGATCCCGCGCTCGAGCGCTTCCGCGTAGACGGTGTCGAGCAGCTCCACCTGGTTCCCGGGCCCAGGCTCGGGAACCGGGGGGTCGTCGGGTGAGCGCTGAAGCGAGCGCCACGGCAGCGCCATCCGGTGCAGGGTGGCGCCCGCGCGCCGGGCGTGACCGAGCTCCTCCTCCGGCGAGGCGGACCCGACAAGGGCCAACGAGGAGTTGAAGCCGAAGCCCTTGCCGGGGCCGGGCACCGGCTGGTCGGGCTCCTCCTGGCCCCCGGGGTCCGGCGCGGAGGGGCCTGATGGGCATACCGGCGACAGCAGCCCCGGCAACAGCCCGCCGCAGGAGGCCTGGGCCGCCCCCGCGAAGGCGAGCGAGACGAGTGCCGCAGCCAGCGTCGCAGCGGCCCTCGCCGCGCTCATCGATTCACGTCTGCCGCAATTCAAGCTCATGGGGTCCTTCCCACTGGATATCGCCGCTAATCGGGTCTCAGGCGTCCGAGGAGCTTCCCGCGACCTGTTCGCGGGAAGCGACCGCGCTGCTCGTCCACCAGCCGCTCCAGGTATCCCTCGAGCTCGTCGGGGTCGACGAACACGCGCTCGCCGACCTCGAATGCGCCCTCCCACCACAGGCTCTCCACCCTCTCCTCCGGGGAGAGAGCCGCCCAGAACGCTCGCGGCAGGCGGAAGCTCTCGCGCCCGTGGAGGATGTGGTGCTTGAAGACGAACTGCACGCGGCCGCCGGCGATCTCGGTGAGCCAGTGATGGTGCCCCCACCCGACCCAGGGACCCTGGATGCCGTAGGACTGCTCCTCCAGCCGGGACGGCACCTCGATGTAGCCCGCCCTGGCCACCCGCTGCAGCTCACGGCAGACCCACACCGGGTCGCGCACGTCCTCGAGGGTGTGCGAGCAGACCGCGAAGTCGAACTGGTCGTCGGAGAACGGCCACGGGGAGTGGTCGCAGATGTCGCGCTGGACCCACGTGTCGGCCCCGAAGCGCTCCTCCTCCGCGTCAGACTCGCGGTCGTAGCCGTACAGGCCGCGGGTCTCGTATGGCAGCAGGTCGAGGACCCAGTCCGCCCGCGGGAAGGGCTTGGCCCAGCCGCCCACATCCAGGACGACCTCCGAGTCGGTCAGGCGCTCGAGGATCCGGCGCCGGCTGGACGCGAGCATGGGACCTACAGCGCGGGCCGCGCGAGCACCGCGGCGTGCGGGACGCCGTAGCCCCTGCACACGAGCTTCTGCAGCCGCTCCTTGCGGTTGACCTTCCCGTGCGACGGATGAGTCGTGCCGAAGGGGATGGCATACGCCCGGGAGGTCTGCTCGATGTCGAAGCCGGCGACCCGGATCATGTGGTGGTAGCCCGACATGTTGGGAAGCCACCACTGGACTCGCTCGCCCCAGAGCCGGTAGGCCGGCTTGCGCCGCTGCAGCAGGGTGAGCGGCACGTCGATGTGGTCGGAGGAGAGGAAGACGCCTGAGCAGACGCTGCGGATGGCCTGGAGCGCCCGGATGGGATCGCGCAGGTGCAGCAGCAGGCTCCCGCAGACGACCACGTCGAAGGTGCCGTGCTCCTCGGGATTGAGGTCGTAGATGTTGACGGGGATCCGCTCCGCCTTGGAGCCGAGCGCCTCCTTGGCGATGCGAAAGCCGACGCCCTTCTCGGGGCCGGCCATCATCGCCAGCACCTCGGGTCCCTGGGCGCGCTCGCGCGGCGGCCAGTCCCAGTACTCGTGGTCGTCGATGTCCGCGGCGAGCACCTCGGAGGCGCCGCGCTTGTCGAGCTCGAAGGCGAGGTAGCCGTCGTAGGTCCCCACGTCGAGGCAGCGCTTGCCCGTCACGTCCGGCCACGGCAGCTTGTCCACGATCGGCCGGAGGTCGAACTGGCCGGGCGTGACCACGCCGCCGGGCAGCTCGATCGCGTGGTACCAGAGCGGGTTCTCGGCCACCTTCTGCGCGAGCCCGCCGCCGCCTTCCCCTGTCGCGGTGGTCGACATCGGCCGCGCAGCATAGCCAGATGCCGAGCGGCCGTGCGCCACTCAGCGCCCGGCCAGTTCCGCGGGCTCCTGGCCGGGGGGACCGAAGTAGTCCACCGGGCGCGCCGGGACGCCGACCGTGACCGTATAGGGCGGCACGTCCCGGGTGACGACGGAGTTCGCTCCGACGAAGGCGCGCGTGCCCACATTCGCGATGATCGTGCACTTGGTGGTGATCGTCGCGTCGTCGTCGATGCGCAGCGGCTTGTAGTCGTAGCCCTGCGCGAGCATCGGCGTGTCCAGGTCGCGGAAGCGGTGGTTGCCGTCGACGACCATGGTCGACTGGCCGAACATGACCCGCTCGCCGATGTCGATCGACGTCGCGCACTGCAGGAGCACGTCATAGGTGAAGACCGAGCCGGAGCCGATGGTGATCCGCGCGCCGTCGTGCAGCTCCGCGCGGAAGCCGCGCCGGAACTCCACGCCGAGCCCGACGTGGAAGGTGGCGCCCGCCGGGATGTGGAGGCTGAAGCCGGGTCCGAGGTAGACCGGCCCGTCGAAGCGGATGTCCGCCCGCGGGTGCTTGAAGACCACCCACCAGCGGCGCAGCGCGGACATGAAGAACATCCCGCGACCGCCGTAGGCGATCCGGTGCACGAGCCTCCGAAGCGGTCCCAGCCCTCCCATTCCCGGCGAGGAATCTAGCGAGTCCCGCCGACGGTCGCTGCACTATCCTCGCCGCCGTGCCGACCCACCGCCCGAGCCCAGCCGTGGCGGTCGCGGTGGTGTCGTGGAACACCCGCGAGCTGCTGGCCTCGTGCCTGCGCTCGCTGAAGCCCGAGGTCGATGCGGGCCGGGCGGAGGCGTGGGTCGTGGACAACGGATCCACGGACGGGTCCCCGGCCCTCGTACGCGAGCAGTTCCCGTGGGTGCAGCTGATCGAGCCTGGCGAAAACCTCGGCTTCGGTCCCGCCGTGAACCTGGTGGCGCGGCGCACGAGCTCGTCCTGGGTGGCGCCGGCCAACGCGGACATCGAGCTCGAGGCGGGCGCGCTCGAGGCGCTCCTCCATGCGGGCGAGCGCCATGAGCGGGCCGGCGTGGTAGCCCCGCGGCTGATCCTCCCGAGCGGCGCGACCCAGCATTCGGTGCACCCCTTCCCCACGCTCCGGCTCGCGTTCGTCTTCAACCTGGGGCTCCATCATCTGAGCCGGCGCCTCGGCGATCGCCTGACGCTCGAGGGCTGCTGGGACGAGGAGCGCGCGCGTGCGGTGGACTGGGCGATCGGCGCGTTCATGATCGCGCGCCGCGAGGCATTCGACGCGGCCGGGGGCTTCGACGACTCCCAGTGGATGTACGCGGAGGACCTGGACCTGGGCTGGCGGATGCGCCAGGCGGGCTGGAGCACCCGCTACGAGCCGCTCGCGCGTGTGAAGCACGTGTCCGGCGCGGCGGCGGGGCAGGCGTTCGGCGACGAGATGGTGGCCCGCTGGATGGCGGCGAGCTACGGCTGGATGGCCCGGAGGCGCGGAGTCGCGCGGACCTGGGCGGTGGCGGGAGTCAACGCTGCCGGAGCGGCGTTCCTGCTGGCGATCGCCACCGTCCTGTCGAAGGCATGTCCACGGCGCTACCTGCACCGCCGAGCCGAGCATCGCCGTTGGCTACAGGCCCACCGCAGCGGCCTGCGATCGCGCCGGCGCCTGCTCGAGATCCGTTAGACGGAGCGCCGTACCAGCGGCGCCAGCGTCGCCAGGTCGAAGCCCGGCTCCTCGCCGAACTCGCGCAGC
The sequence above is drawn from the Thermoleophilaceae bacterium genome and encodes:
- a CDS encoding methyltransferase domain-containing protein gives rise to the protein MELLDRAKTFGWYHTLELAPGHVTEGMFDLRPYVQEYKLPERLDGMRCLDVGTWDGFWAFEMERRGAAEVVALDLDDEKDLDWPPRRRPDVFPEHRRGEGFRLARELFDSNVERVNQSIYTALAEDLGQFDLVFCGSVIIHLRDQLLALERITGLTKPGGVFVSAEEYNRAAGLVPFAVSRYRADRDAAVVFWQPSVKTWKRLLWTAGFDTIEEKNRFNLKSPQGFGVRHVLFHAHKAPA
- a CDS encoding class I SAM-dependent methyltransferase, yielding MEERARMQAFWDERAKENAFYFVDNNVDYNSPDAEQFWAEGERVVDVILGALDITIESGDDIVEIGCGVGRLTRALAGRGASVRALDVSAEMLAQAREANAQLDNVTWIHGDGTSITGVEPGSADVCFSHVVFQHIPEPSITLGYVRGMGRVLRPGGWAAFQISNDPGIHRPRSGAGWIRHRVLAKLGRAPKGQDHPAWLGSAVDLDDLRRTAGEAGMDVERVENPGTQFCYVLLRRR
- a CDS encoding glycosyltransferase — its product is MLASIIVPAHDAATTLPRTLAGLAAQEVDGEFEVIVVDDGSSDRTGALAEEAGVHVVRHERPLGPGASRNAGVAAAGSGVLAFTDADCAPTPRWLAAGLAALGDSGLVQGRVEPRPDVPCGPYDKTLWVTSAWGLFESANLFVRREVFESVGGFDDGLLELAGAHFGEDVVFGWRARRAGVATGFSEEALVHHEVFPRSAAEFVRERRRNALFAALVREVPELREAFFYRRWFLSERSARFALAAAGALAGAATRRPAIAAAAALPYAQIVRRELRGYGPRGAVARIAADGVGFAALVRGSVRARRIVL
- a CDS encoding methyltransferase domain-containing protein, with the translated sequence MLASSRRRILERLTDSEVVLDVGGWAKPFPRADWVLDLLPYETRGLYGYDRESDAEEERFGADTWVQRDICDHSPWPFSDDQFDFAVCSHTLEDVRDPVWVCRELQRVARAGYIEVPSRLEEQSYGIQGPWVGWGHHHWLTEIAGGRVQFVFKHHILHGRESFRLPRAFWAALSPEERVESLWWEGAFEVGERVFVDPDELEGYLERLVDEQRGRFPRTGRGKLLGRLRPD
- a CDS encoding methyltransferase domain-containing protein, whose translation is MSTTATGEGGGGLAQKVAENPLWYHAIELPGGVVTPGQFDLRPIVDKLPWPDVTGKRCLDVGTYDGYLAFELDKRGASEVLAADIDDHEYWDWPPRERAQGPEVLAMMAGPEKGVGFRIAKEALGSKAERIPVNIYDLNPEEHGTFDVVVCGSLLLHLRDPIRALQAIRSVCSGVFLSSDHIDVPLTLLQRRKPAYRLWGERVQWWLPNMSGYHHMIRVAGFDIEQTSRAYAIPFGTTHPSHGKVNRKERLQKLVCRGYGVPHAAVLARPAL
- a CDS encoding acyltransferase, with the protein product MHRIAYGGRGMFFMSALRRWWVVFKHPRADIRFDGPVYLGPGFSLHIPAGATFHVGLGVEFRRGFRAELHDGARITIGSGSVFTYDVLLQCATSIDIGERVMFGQSTMVVDGNHRFRDLDTPMLAQGYDYKPLRIDDDATITTKCTIIANVGTRAFVGANSVVTRDVPPYTVTVGVPARPVDYFGPPGQEPAELAGR
- a CDS encoding glycosyltransferase family 2 protein, encoding MPTHRPSPAVAVAVVSWNTRELLASCLRSLKPEVDAGRAEAWVVDNGSTDGSPALVREQFPWVQLIEPGENLGFGPAVNLVARRTSSSWVAPANADIELEAGALEALLHAGERHERAGVVAPRLILPSGATQHSVHPFPTLRLAFVFNLGLHHLSRRLGDRLTLEGCWDEERARAVDWAIGAFMIARREAFDAAGGFDDSQWMYAEDLDLGWRMRQAGWSTRYEPLARVKHVSGAAAGQAFGDEMVARWMAASYGWMARRRGVARTWAVAGVNAAGAAFLLAIATVLSKACPRRYLHRRAEHRRWLQAHRSGLRSRRRLLEIR